GATAAATTAAAAATTGGTACCCTCTCCCGATTAATCTATTAATTTGAGAAAAGGTTAGAAAGATGAAGTTAACGACTATATGGATAGCCTCTATTTTTTCTTTAATACCTAATATCTTATTTGCCTCTGGCAGTGAAACATCCTCTGTTTCTTTTCCTATCTGGACAACAGTTTTTTTTATAATACTTTTGCTATCCATAGCTGTCATGCCTATAATAAACAGTGAATGGTGGGGAAATAATTACAAATATGTATCCATTTGCCTTGCCATACCAGCTGCCCTGATTGTAATTTTTAAGGATTTTTCCCTGATTCTACATACCATTATGGAATATATATCATTTATTATACTTCTCGGTTCTTTATTTGTAATCTCAGGGGGGATTGTAATAAGGATCTCAGGCAGGGGAAAACCTCTTTTAAACTCTATCATATTACTCATAGGCGCCACATTGGCAAGCTTCATAGGAACAACAGGAGCAAGCATGGTGCTTATAAGACCTCTTATAAAGATAAACAGGTGGCGAAATCATGTATCTCATATATTTATATTTTTTATCTTTTTAGTCTGTAATATAGGTGGAGTGTTAACACCACTCGGTGACCCTCCCCTATTTCTTGGGTTCTTAAAAGGCGTGCCTTTTACCTGGACATTTAAGCTCTTTCCTTTCTGGATTGTTGTTGTTTGCATACTCATCTGTATATTTTATGCTATGGATATGTATTTTGTTAAAAAAGAACATATAGAAAAAATAACTTCTCCAAAAAAGATTGAGGGGGCTAAAAGACTTGAGGTAAGGGGAAAGGTTAATTTTTTATTACTTGGTGCAGTGCTCGGTGCATTTTTTCTTCCCAATATAGTAAGGGAACTGGTTATGGTGGCTACTGCAATTATCTCTATTTATTTTACACCGGTTGTCCTTAGGGAAGAAAATGGTTTTACATACCATCCCATCATAGAGGTAGCAGTCCTCTTCATTGGTATCTTTATAACCATGATACCTGCCCTTAAGATACTTGAGCTAAACGGTAACAAGCTTGGAGTTGATACACCATGGAAATTCTTCTGGGTCACAGGTGTGCTCTCGAGTTTCCTTGATAATGCCCCAACATATCTCGTATTTATGAGCACTGCAAAAAGTCTTGCGGTTTTGAACAAAATAACAATCGGTCTTGTGGCGGGGGTGCCTGAAATATTCTTAAGGGCCATATCAGTTGGTGCTGTATTTATGGGCGCCAATACCTATGTAGGTAATGGCCCGAATTTCATGGTAAAGGCTATATGTGAAGAAAACGATATATCCATGCCGTCGTTTTTTAAATATATGGCGTGGTCGGGAATATTTCTCATTCCAATATTTATAATTATTACATTTATATTTTTTTAAGAATTCTTTTTAAAACGCCTTTTAAACTTCAAGATGGCCTCAATCTATATTACTCGCCGATGATCTTTACAAGTACCCTCTTTCTTCTTCTCCCATCAAATTCTCCGTAAAAAATCTGTTCCCATGGACCGAAATCAAACCTGCCTCCTGTTATGGCAACAACGACCTCCCTTCCCATGACCTGACGTTTCAGATGGGCATCCCCATTGTCTTCACCAGTTCTATTGTGTCGATACTGATCTATTGGTTCATGGGGAGCAAGCCTTTCAAGCCATCTATCATAATCCTCATGAAGCCCTGATTCATCATCGTTTATAAAGACAGAGGATGTTATATGCATAGCATTTACAAGACACAAACCCTCTTTGATACCGCTTTCCCTTAAACACTCTTCTACTTGAGGTGTTATATTTATAA
Above is a window of Syntrophorhabdaceae bacterium DNA encoding:
- a CDS encoding sodium:proton antiporter, with amino-acid sequence MKLTTIWIASIFSLIPNILFASGSETSSVSFPIWTTVFFIILLLSIAVMPIINSEWWGNNYKYVSICLAIPAALIVIFKDFSLILHTIMEYISFIILLGSLFVISGGIVIRISGRGKPLLNSIILLIGATLASFIGTTGASMVLIRPLIKINRWRNHVSHIFIFFIFLVCNIGGVLTPLGDPPLFLGFLKGVPFTWTFKLFPFWIVVVCILICIFYAMDMYFVKKEHIEKITSPKKIEGAKRLEVRGKVNFLLLGAVLGAFFLPNIVRELVMVATAIISIYFTPVVLREENGFTYHPIIEVAVLFIGIFITMIPALKILELNGNKLGVDTPWKFFWVTGVLSSFLDNAPTYLVFMSTAKSLAVLNKITIGLVAGVPEIFLRAISVGAVFMGANTYVGNGPNFMVKAICEENDISMPSFFKYMAWSGIFLIPIFIIITFIFF
- a CDS encoding secondary thiamine-phosphate synthase enzyme YjbQ, with the translated sequence MKSYRKELWFHVPTRRAFINITPQVEECLRESGIKEGLCLVNAMHITSSVFINDDESGLHEDYDRWLERLAPHEPIDQYRHNRTGEDNGDAHLKRQVMGREVVVAITGGRFDFGPWEQIFYGEFDGRRRKRVLVKIIGE